The Ursus arctos isolate Adak ecotype North America unplaced genomic scaffold, UrsArc2.0 scaffold_18, whole genome shotgun sequence genomic sequence CGCGCGTGGGGGAGGAGCGGCCTTGGCCTCGGGGCGCAGATGCGCGACGCCCGGGACGCAGGCGGAGCCTCGGGGCAGCTGAGCCGCTGCGCGGAGGCGGGACCTGTGGCGAGCAAGCGGCGGGAAGCTGAGCTAGAGTTGGGGGAGCCTGAAGCTGCGCCGGAGCCGAGCCCGCCGCAGGTAATTAGCGTCTTTGTCCCTCGGCCCCCAGGCAGGTCGCAGCTCCCCTCCTTGCGATGGAGGCTACCTCTCTGGGTATCCGCTTCCCCATCTGGGGACTGGCCCTTCCGCCCGGCGTGCGATGTGGGACCCTCTCCACGCTAACACCCTTGCGCCTGCACCCGGGTCCCTGGGTGGTTCTTGTTGGGCTCGGAGGACGCAGACCCCCCTCAAACCTTACCCCTTAGCTCGACCTCATGGTTCCTGCCCATCCAGCCGTAAGAAATTGCCCACAGTCAGGAGGAAACACAAAGGGCTAGAGGAATCCGGGTTGAGGCTCTTATTCTTACTTGCTGTGTGTCCTCGGCGAGTCCCCAGACCTCTCTGATCCCCAGCCTTCTTCCACAATGGGAGTCATGATCATCTGCCCAGATAACCCCAGGGGTTACTGGGAGTCTCCTTGACTTGACTGCTAAGAAAGTGGCCTGCAAACTGTAAAGTGTGGTGCGCTGTGAGCAGTGATCTTACAAATGCAAGTGAAGACTCCAAGCACAGACCCCATTTAAGCCCATAGATGAGGAACAGCCTTGGCTTAGCATGAAAGATTTGCCAGCCTTGGTCTATGACTATCTCTCTCACCTGTTTagctcctccaccccccacctccccatggATTGGTTACCCCCACTTAACCTCCCCTGGGACCCCTCCCTCCTCAGATGCAGGCCTGTTGGACCCAAAGCTGCTTCTGTCCCAGCATGGGACAGAGCTCTGAGCAGAATGGAACCTGAGTGCACCCCTGACAGGTCTCTGGCTCAACTACCCTCCAAGGGAGGGTGTTCTTGGGCAGCACTGATTTGTATGAAGCTGGGGGGACCTGGCTGGGGCTTTGCTTTCCCGGAGGCCCAgtggcagagggcaggggtggagaAGCCGGGTGCAATTCCTTTTGGCTCCTGGATGGGTCAAGACTCAATTGAGACAGAAAAGATGAAGGATTGATGTCCTGGCCAAAGAGTAACTGTTTCAGTGAATCTAGGAATTTTATACACCATTTAAATTTCATTGAATACATTTTACATGctgtttaaattttataattgttgttttaataaaGTCTGCACTGTTTCAGAGTAGTAGACAAGAATAAACAGGCCCTTCTTTCCAGGGGCTGTCGGCTTTGCTGCGCTCCTGGGAAGCTGAGACCTATGCCCCCGGGGGCCGGGCTAGGCTGGTTTCTGAGGGCGCTGCCAGCTCTGATGTGCTGGGCAGACGGTTGCCATGCTTTTTAAGTGCACAGCCCTATTCAGTGTAGCCCCATGAGGCCTTTCACATAGgaggaacctgaggcacagaggggaagggaagcaaGCCCTTGTCTCAGAGAACAACTCTGTCTCGCAGTCCCTTTGGTTTCTACTCCATTGTGAGGTCACACTGTGACCAGTGTTTGTGGAAGTGTTGCTGCACATCACTGAACAGCGAGCTGTGGAGCGGCTGCTCTGTCGCAGGCATACTTCGAGGCAGCAGGGACACAGCAATGaatgaccaggaaaaaaaatgcctgcCCTCTCAGAGTGGATGTTTtactggggagaggcagacaagAAACACACGTGTGTAAATATACTCTTTGGTGTGTCAGATGGGGAGAAATAAAGCACGGGAATGGGGGACAGAGTGCTGGCAGTGACAAAAGTCACTGTTTTGTAAACTTTATAAAgggcagtcagggaaggccttgCTGAGCAGGTGACGTTTGATCCAAGCACCAgaagaggtgagggagggagctggaggataGATGGGACATGAAGGAGCTGGAACCAGAGAGTTGTTCAGGGCcattgtcccccacccccagcgctgATGCACCCGCACCTTTGTACTGCTTACAATCCACATTGTTAGAGGTGGCACCCCTTTACACTAGCATCTTGGAACGTCTGAGCTGGCAGGCCTTTGGGGGACCACTTGTCCCACTCTCACCTGTTCGCTCTGGTTCCACCTGCCCCCTCCAGAGTCTTGAGCATGCTGCGCTTTCTGGTGCCCCGGTGGCTTAGCCTCCATGGCAGGACCGCCCCATACTCTTCTGCAGCAGCCCTTCCAAGCCCCATCCCGATCCCAGACATCCACTACAGCCAGCTGTTCGTCAACAATGAGTGGCAAGATGCAGCCAGCAAGAAGACCTTCCCGACAGTCAACCCCGCCACGGGAGAGGTCATTGGCCGTGTGGCTGAAGGAGACCGGGCTGACGTGGATCGGGCAGTGAAAGCAGCCCGCGAGGCCTTCCGCCTGGGGTCTCCATGGCGCCGGATGGATGCCTCGGAGCGCGGCCGGCTGCTAAACCGCCTGGCCGACCTAGTGGAGCGGGATCGTGTCTACCTGGCCTCACTGGAGACTTTGGACAATGGGAAGCCTTTCCAGGAGTCTTATGCCTTGGACCTGGATGAGGTCATCAAAGTGTACCGGTACTTTGCTGGCTGGGCTGACAAGTGGCAGGGCAAGACCATCCCCATGGATGGCGAGCATTTCTGCTTCACCCGGCATGAGCCTGTTGGCCTCTGCGGCCAGATAATCCCATGGAACTTCCCCTTGGTCATGCAGGGCTGGAAGCTCGCCCCCGCGCTGGCCACCGGCAACACTGTGGTCATGAAGGTGGCAGAGCAGGCCCCCCTTTCTGCACTGTACTTGGCCTCCCTCATCAAAGAGGCGGGCTTTCCCCCCCGGGGTGGTGAACATCATCACCGGCTACGGCCCAACGGCCGGTGCAGCCATCGCCCAGCACATGGATATCGACAAAGTTGCCTTCACCTGCTCTACTGAGGTGGGCCACCTGATCCAGAAGGTGGCCGGTGATTCCAACCTGAAGAGTGTCACCCTGGAGCTGGGTGGGAAGAGCCCCAGCATCGTGTTGGCCGACGCGGACATGGACCACGCCGTGGAGCGTGCCACGAAGCCCTGTTCTTCAACATGGGCCAGTGCTGCTGTGCGGGCTCCCGGACCTTTGTCGAAGAATCCATCTATGACGAATTTCTTGAGAGAACCGTGGAGAAGGCTAAGCAGAGAAGAGTTGGGAACCCCTTTGAGCTGGACACCCAGCAGGGGCCCCAGGTGGACAAGGAGCAGTTTGAGCGAATCCTGAGCTACATCCGGCTTGGCCAGAAGGAGGGGGCCAAACTTCTCTGCGGGGGGGAGCGTTTTGGGGAGCGTGGTTTCTTCATCAAGCCCACGGTCTTTGGTGGCGTGCAGGATGACATGAGGATCGCCAGAGAGGAGATCTTCGGGCCTGTGCAGCccttatttaaattcaagaagATGGAGGAGGTAATCGAGAGGGCCAACAACACCAGGTATGGCTTGGCTGCTGCCGTGTTCACCCAGGACCTGGACAAGGCCATGTACTTCACGCAGGCACTCCAGGCTGGCACAGTGTGGGTAAACACCTACAACATTGTCACCTGCCACACGCCCTTTGGAGGGTTTAAGGAATCTGGGaatgggagggagctgggggaggacgGGCTTAAGGCCTACACGGAGGTGAAGACGGTTACCATCAAGATCCCTCAGAAGAACTCGTAAGAATGCCTACCACAGGGACCCACCTCCAGTCCAGAGGTTCCATAATCACCTACACCATGGTTGCCAAATAGGTTTTCAGCCTCAGACCCTACTTTATTTGTTCCAAATGAACTCTTAGAACAAATAAAGAATCAAAATGAGAACTGCTCCTATCCACCCgtgcctcagccccagcccccttGGTGGCCCTGAGTTACTTCCATGAAATCTTGGGAATCTCTGGAACATAGATTAAAGAGCACTGATCTGGACAGTGGCTGTTAGTTCTTCCTTCTGATCCAAGGACTCCGCCGTGGATTAACCTCATGCCTTAGTAGACGGACTCAGTTCAGACGTAGGATTGGAAGGCATTAGGAGTTTCAAACTAGGTGGATTCCAAATCTTGGCCCCATTCTTCAGTGACTTAACCTAAAAATCAaggatgcttttccttttttaagtacCAGTTGCCGGCTGTTTTGCTTGCTTACCCTGCATTTTGCTACTGATTTTCATTAATTTGAGGAAAGAAGTGGGCAAAGAATGCATTTATATAACCACTCCTTTAAAATAAACtcaagcaacccaagtgtccatcacctAGTGAGTGGGTAAATGAAATGTTTCCATGGAATATTCCTTGTgctagtcagccataaaaaaggaatgaagtattgacaCGTGCTGCAatgtggatgagccttgaaaCCATTAGGCTgagcgaaagaagccagacatacaTACAAGGccgcatattgtatgattccatttatatgaaatatccagaataggcaaatcagagacagaaagtacattGGCAGTTGCCaggtgttgggggaggagggagtggggagtaATTGCTAATGGGTATAGGATTTCTTTTGGGGAGGTTTCAGAGGGTTCTGAAATTggatagt encodes the following:
- the ALDH1B1 gene encoding LOW QUALITY PROTEIN: aldehyde dehydrogenase X, mitochondrial (The sequence of the model RefSeq protein was modified relative to this genomic sequence to represent the inferred CDS: inserted 1 base in 1 codon; deleted 1 base in 1 codon), which encodes MLRFLVPRWLSLHGRTAPYSSAAALPSPIPIPDIHYSQLFVNNEWQDAASKKTFPTVNPATGEVIGRVAEGDRADVDRAVKAAREAFRLGSPWRRMDASERGRLLNRLADLVERDRVYLASLETLDNGKPFQESYALDLDEVIKVYRYFAGWADKWQGKTIPMDGEHFCFTRHEPVGLCGQIIPWNFPLVMQGWKLAPALATGNTVVMKVAEQAPLSALYLASLIKEAGFPPGVVNIITGYGPTAGAAIAQHMDIDKVAFTCSTEVGHLIQKVAGDSNLKSVTLELGGKSPSIVLADADMDHAVERXHEALFFNMGQCCCAGSRTFVEESIYDEFLERTVEKAKQRRVGNPFELDTQQGPQVDKEQFERILSYIRLGQKEGAKLLCGGERFGERGFFIKPTVFGGVQDDMRIAREEIFGPVQPLFKFKKMEEVIERANNTRYGLAAAVFTQDLDKAMYFTQALQAGTVWVNTYNIVTCHTPFGGFKESGNGRELGEDGLKAYTEVKTVTIKIPQKNS